In a genomic window of Erigeron canadensis isolate Cc75 chromosome 5, C_canadensis_v1, whole genome shotgun sequence:
- the LOC122599229 gene encoding leucine carboxyl methyltransferase 1 homolog isoform X2, with the protein MKKRYIKDDYVHLFVRRPVRRSPIIKRGYFVRWATFRQFLNCETKSNNGGLVKKQILSLGAGFDTTYFQLQDEGKAPDLYVELDFKEVTSKKATIIETSGQLREKISESASICRECVLMYLDPESSRAIVEWASKTFSTSIFFLYEQILPYDAFGQQMMRNMESRGCGLLGIYDTPTLLAKEILFLDQVGRELLLGI; encoded by the exons ATGAAGAAAAGATATATCAAAGATGATTATGTACATTTATTTGTAAGAAGGCCTGTCAGGAGATCTCCAATAATTAAGCGCG GTTACTTTGTTCGTTGGGCTACTTTCCGCCAGTTTCTGAATTGTGAAACGAAGTCGAATAATGGTGGTCTTGTCAAGAAGCAGATTTTATCGCTGGGAGCTGGTTTCGATACGACATACTTTCAGTTGCAG GATGAGGGGAAGGCGCCAGATTTATACGTAGAACTGGATTTTAAGGAG GTGACTAGTAAAAAGGCAACAATTATCGAAACTTCTGGCCAATTAAGGGAAAAGATCAGTGAATCTGCATCAATTTGTCGAG AATGCGTGTTAATGTACTTGGATCCTGAATCAAGCCGTGCTATTGTTGAATGGGCATCAAAAACATTTTCGACATCAATATTCTTCTTATATGAGCAG ATTCTTCCTTATGATGCTTTTGGACAACAAATGATGAGAAATATGGAG AGTCGAGGCTGTGGGCTATTAGGCATATACGATACACCAACGTTGCTTGCAAAGGAAATACTATTCCTCGATCAGGTTGGCAG
- the LOC122599229 gene encoding leucine carboxyl methyltransferase 1 homolog isoform X1, with protein MKKRYIKDDYVHLFVRRPVRRSPIIKRGYFVRWATFRQFLNCETKSNNGGLVKKQILSLGAGFDTTYFQLQDEGKAPDLYVELDFKEVTSKKATIIETSGQLREKISESASICREKGEVFSDNYKLLSIDLRDIQTLNDLISTHMDPRHHLVSRAIYVICECVLMYLDPESSRAIVEWASKTFSTSIFFLYEQILPYDAFGQQMMRNMESRGCGLLGIYDTPTLLAKEILFLDQVGRELLLGI; from the exons ATGAAGAAAAGATATATCAAAGATGATTATGTACATTTATTTGTAAGAAGGCCTGTCAGGAGATCTCCAATAATTAAGCGCG GTTACTTTGTTCGTTGGGCTACTTTCCGCCAGTTTCTGAATTGTGAAACGAAGTCGAATAATGGTGGTCTTGTCAAGAAGCAGATTTTATCGCTGGGAGCTGGTTTCGATACGACATACTTTCAGTTGCAG GATGAGGGGAAGGCGCCAGATTTATACGTAGAACTGGATTTTAAGGAG GTGACTAGTAAAAAGGCAACAATTATCGAAACTTCTGGCCAATTAAGGGAAAAGATCAGTGAATCTGCATCAATTTGTCGAG AGAAAGGAGAAGTATTCAGTGATAACTACAAACTTCTTTCTATTGATTTGAGGGATATACAAACCTTGAATGACCTCATATCAACCCATATGGATCCAAGGCATCATCTAGTTTCTCGTGCAATTTACGTTATATGtg AATGCGTGTTAATGTACTTGGATCCTGAATCAAGCCGTGCTATTGTTGAATGGGCATCAAAAACATTTTCGACATCAATATTCTTCTTATATGAGCAG ATTCTTCCTTATGATGCTTTTGGACAACAAATGATGAGAAATATGGAG AGTCGAGGCTGTGGGCTATTAGGCATATACGATACACCAACGTTGCTTGCAAAGGAAATACTATTCCTCGATCAGGTTGGCAG